The sequence CCGGTATTTAATCCATTAAATCTATTGTATTCTTAAATCAAATTTAATCACGATATAAAAACTTTTACTTAGTTTTTATTAGTAAAATAATCTAATTTTTCTTTTATTAATTGTTTTGGTGATTATTTTTGTTTATCCAGTGCTATTTTCACTTTAGCATCCAAATTATCAGCGTAATGCAAAGCTGTGGCTTCTGGTAAAAATGGACTTACTGCTGAACCCCAACCATTACTCACATCTCCATGATGGCTTAAAATAAGATGGATTGCCTTTTTTACAGTTTCTTCATTAATTAAAATTTTATTTGCCCGTTCTTTAACCATCTGGGCTGAAATGTATATATGTTCCAGGAGAAGCCCATCTTCAGTGTATTCTATGCTGAATCCATTCTGTCGGTAAATTTTCATTTTACCAATGTCATGCAAAATAGCTCCTGTAAAAAGGAGATCCTTATCAAGTTCTGGATAATTTTGGCATATAGTTTTACATAATATTAAAACTTGAGATGTATGCTCTAAAAGGCCACCAATATAATTGTGATGCATTCGCACTGCTGCAGGGGCACTGCAAAATTCATTTTTGAATTTTTCATCATCAAAAAATAGTTTTAGAAGATTTTTTAGCTGTGGATTTTTCATTTGGTTAATGGTGTCTGCAATAACTTCCATTAGTTCATCTGTATTTTTTTCGGATGAATGTAGAAAATCTTTGTTATCAAATTCTTCTGTAGTGCATTTTATTATTTCTGAGATTTTTAAATTAAGTCGGCCCTGATATTCTTCTACATTTCCTTTTATACGGCAGATATCTCCATTTTCAAGGTTTTGTACGGTGGAATTTAGCTTACCATTAGAAAACATTCTACCTGTTATTTCACCAGTTTTATCTGAAAGTGTGACATCAAGATACTCATTTCCATGCTTGGTTAGCTTAATGGATTTATTAGAAATGGCAAATTTTGAGAGTATTGAACCACCCTTTAAATTCTTTACAAATTCATCTGGTAATTTTTGGCTCATTCAAATTCTCCTTAATTCGTTTATATAATTAGTTTATTTTAGAAATTAATGTTTTATAATATGTTTGTAACTTAGAATAAGTATAAACTTGAATATTATTAATTAAAAATAGATAATAGTATTATAATTTGGATTTAAGAAGGAACTAAAAGTTCTGCAGCTACCATTCGACAAATATCGGTTTTTGTTATAACACCAACTGGATTTTCATCTTTCATTACTAAAAGGCCTGAAATATCTGCCCTTAACATTAAATTGGCGGCATCTTCTATAGCATCATCGGCAGATATAGTTATAACATTTTCTACCATAATTTCTGACACCTTAATATCTTCAGCTTCTTGAGGACCGGGTTTTATGGTTCCTAATATTCCAATAAGGTCAGTATATGACACAACACCAATAGGTTTATTTTCATCATCCAATACAAATAGCCTTCTCACGCCATGTTTATACATTTTCTCAAATGCTTCCAGAGGCAGGGTATAAGGGCTTATAGTAATAACTTCGTTATTCATTGCTTCTTTAACCTTCATTTTATCCCTCAGTTTTAATCTGTTTCATTTCACCTTTATATTTTGCTTTAATGGATTTTCCCTCAAAAATTTTCAATTGAAAAAGGTTTTATATGAGTTGATTTCTTAAATGGAGTTATCTGATTATCGAATTTTTTCAATAAATTGAACGAATTATTTATATAGTACAACCATACACAAATATTATTACTGCACACTAATATGCAGATTAATATTATGGTATTGTTTGCTTTCAGCAATATTGCTTTAGAAAGAAAGTATAAATATGATGATAGATTATTAATATAATAACCTACGGGGGAACATTATGATGAGAATAAGTATGTCATTACCCAAGAAACTATTAAGTGAATTTGATGAAGTATTAAAAGATCGAGGTTATCAATCCCGATCAAAAGGTATAAGAGACGCTTTAAAAGATTATATTGTCCGTTATCAATGGATGAATGAAATGGAAGGCGAACGTATTGGTATTATCGCAGTGATATATGACCACCACTATACTGGTGTCATGGAAGATTTAGCGGATATTCAGCATGATTACCGAGATTATATTAATGCTGTAATGCACGTGCACATGACTGACAAGTATTGTCTGGAAGTTGTTGTTGTTAAAGGAGATGTGGGATACATTAGAAACCTAACCGAAAAAATGATGAGGTTAAAAGGTGTAGACCATGTGAGATTAACCAGTACTGCAACTGGACAACACATTGATCACGACTAATTTCACAATTTGATTGTTTTAAATTTAAACCAATAAAATCAATGAAATTTTTCACTACTCCCTATCATTATGATCTCTTAAAAGATACTGAGAGATTATCGGCCTTTTATGAGGCTATTTTTGATAATAAGTGGGATGTAGTATATGACCTTGGTACGGGGAGTGGAATTCTTTCTTATTTCGCTGCTCCTACCTCTAATTTTATTTTTGCATTAGAAAAGAATCCTAAATCATCTGAATGTGCCAAAAAAAATCTTGAAAAATGGCATAATGTCCAGGTGATTAATACGGACATAATGGATTTTGAATTTACCCAAAAAGCAGATTTGATTATCTGTGAAATGTTAGATACTGCTTTAATTGATGAAGAACAGATTCCTGTTTTAAATAAAGCTTTAAATTATCTAAAACCATCAGGCACTGTAATACCTTGTGGTGTTTTAAATGGGGCCGAACCTATATTCATGCAAAGCCCGAGAATTTGCTATCAGGATGTTGATGATATAAATTTTCCAAAGTATCAAAATAGGGGAAATTTAGTTATTTTTAATAAGATTATGTTTGAACCGGATATGGAAGAACATGTTAATGTGGATATTGAATTAACAATTTTGATTCCGGGAAAAATAAATGCCATAAAACTTACATCTTTCACATTAATAGGGGCTAATTTGATTTGTGGCCCTACTCCTATGCTTAATCCACCTCTATTTGTGCCCATAGAAGAAATAGATTTAAATAAGAATGAAAAACTTAAATTGAATTTATCTTATGTTATGGGAGGTGGTTTAGATACAATTAGAACCAAAATTAAAGATATTTCTTGAAAACTGCCAAAAGCTTGTAATTTTGACCATTGGGAACGAATTACGGGGTGATGATGGTTTAGGTCCTTTATTTGCTAATAAATTTTCTAAAATAACTAAAAACGCCTCTAAAGTGATTTTAATTGATGGGGGAATTGTTCCAGAAAATTTTACAGGAACTATACGTAAGGAAAATCCGTCCCATGTTATTTTAATTGATGCAGTGGAAATGAATGCCGCTCCGGGAGATATGGAAATCATAGCAAAGGAAAAAATTTCCCAATATAATGTATCTACTCATTCAATGCCTATTTCATTTTTAATTAAATATTTAGAGACGACTTGTTCTTTTAAAATTATTTTATTAGGTATACAACCTCAAAAAATGGCACTTGGTGAAGAAATAACAGAAAACGTTCAAATAAGTGTTAATAAATTAGTAGACGTTTTTAAAAATATTTTCAATGATTTAAATCTAATATAAATTGTTAATATATATTTTAATTATAATTTCAAATATCCACTAAGTATTCAATTAAATCTAAGATATCAAATAATATATTAAAAAATTTTATATTGAATAAGCTATTAATTTATTAAGAATGGGATGGCTTAATTTAATAAAAATATCTATTATAAAATATCTTTATGACCAAATATTTTATTTTAATTCATTAATAACGGATAATATTTCTTTTAAAAGTGATATAATGAAAATTTTATTTATCGGAGCAAGATTATACCATGGAGTAGCAGATTATGTCCAGGAAAAGGGCATTATCAGCATAATGTCGGAATCAAATCCAGATTCACCTAATCTAAAACTTCCCAACAAAGTTCATATAGTACCTCGAGGAATGGATGCACCTATGGAACTGGCCATTAAAGAAGATGTGGACGCAGTTTTACCACTAATTGGAATTGATGGACCTTTAATGGATGTAGGAAAAATGAAGAATGTGCTGGAAAAAGAATATGGAATTCCAGTAGTTGCTTCGAATGAATTCGCAGCTTCTATGGCCACCAGCAAAATAAAAACCAAGGAATTTTTCACTAAAAATAAGATAAATACTCCCGATTATCAAATCATATCTAATTCAGAAAATTCAGATAAAATACATAATTCTGAGTTTTTAGCAAGTAAATCCTCTAAAATTAAATTTCCATGCGTATTAAAACAAAGTGAGGGCCAGGGTGGAGTAGGAATAATGGTGGCCAAAAATAAGGAAGATGTGGAAAATTACTTCCAAAAATATGATGGGGCTATTATAGAACAATTTATTGATGGATTTGAAATTTCGGTAGAGGTTTTAAGGTGGAATGGAAAATCAGTACCCTTGGCTGTTGTCTGTAAGGGTAAAACTACTTTAAAAGGCCTTCATCCCTTGGATAAGATTAAATATGCTCCTGCGGATATCTGTGGACTTTCTAATGAACTGGCCATAGACCTGGCTCTTAAAATAACAAACTTAATGGGATCTGAAGGTAATACTGATGTTGATATGATATTCGAGCCTTCATCTGGGAAATTATATGCTATAGAAATGAATACTCGTCCTAGTGGTACTAGATACCTTACTGCTGCCAGTTCTGATATTAATCCCCTTAATGAAATGGTGGATATGGCCTTAGGGAAATGGGATGTTAATGATGTTAAAAACAGAATGAAAAATTATTATTCCCTTGAAATTCCAGTAGGTGAATTTAAGGGCCCAAATTGCGATAATTCATCTCAAAACTTTAGAGGCTTTGATTCATGGGTTGTTCACGGCCCAAAAAATTATGAACGAGTCACTATTCGAGGTAAAGATCAAAAAAGTACTTATAAAACCGCAGAAATGCTTAAAATAGATTTAAATAAATTTTAATTTTTATTCTAGTTTAATTTTTCTATATCTTATTTTCATCTTATTTTATTTTTATAATTAATTTAATCAATAAACTCTAAATTGTCAAAACTTAAATAAATGATGAATAAAAGATTATCATAAAATATTTAAATTATTGTTTTATCAATTAGTTAATATATGAAAATTACTATTGAATAATAACTTCTTTAAAACATTAAGTTATTTATAATATTAATCAAAATTTGGTCTTAATAAGATTAATTGGTTACTAAGACTAGGTTAAATAAAATTTTAAATAGAAATAATTCATATTTCAATTACAAACTGGATAATGATATCAGTTATCAATTGTATTTAATAAGGTGATAATTTGGATTCTCTTCAAAATGGATGGGTGGTGCTAGCATTAGCTCTATTAGCATCCCTCTTTTTCACAGCATTTATAAAAAAAATTCTTAAAAACGCTAATATATCGGACAGTCCTATTGTAACAGAACATCGCCACAAAGCAGGCACTCCTACCATGGGAGGTATTGGAATCCTCATGGCAGCACTTTTTGTATCTTGTATATATTTCAAAAACACTTATTTGATTATAACTTGTTTTATAATGATGACTGCAGGCTTAGTGGGCTTACTTGATGATTTAATTGGCTTAAAAACCAAAGAACTGCAAAAAATTGTTAAAAACATCTCAAAATCTCCTGTTGAAATTGGTCAACTATCTCTAAAACCTGGTGAAGAAGCTCGTGCTGCCACTGAAAAAGCAAAAAATGATCTAGATGGACTTTTAAAAACTGGAAATGTTGAAGTTGTTGGGCAGGCCCCTATTAAAAGCGAAGTTAAGGAGAGCGAAAAAATACTGGCTCAATTTATCATCGCACTATTCTTAGTAGGTACTGGTGCAGTAACCACAATTGGTGGATTTTCTCTGGGATTTTTGGTTATTCCTATTGTTATAATTGGAATTATTGGAGCAATAAATGCAGTTAACCTTATAGATGGTATGGATGGCCTGGCTGCAGGAATAATAACCATTGTGTCAGCTTCATGTGCCATTTTCCTGAATTTAAATGGTAATTTTACCTCTTCCGTCCCATTTATTGCTTTAACAGGATTAAGTTTAGGTTTTTTGGCCTTTAATCGCTATCCTGCAAGTATTTTCATGGGAGATACTGGATCTTTTGCTCTAGGTGGAGGATATGCGGCAGCAGTTATGCTCACCGATACGGCTTACTTTGGAGTTATTGCTCTTGCAGTCCCTATTGTTTCCGTAATTATAAGCTTGATGCACCGAGCTCATATTATAAAACTTCCTGTAGAACCATTACACCATACTTTACATTATAAAGGACTTTCTGAA is a genomic window of Methanobacteriales archaeon HGW-Methanobacteriales-1 containing:
- the hycI gene encoding hydrogenase maturation peptidase HycI, whose protein sequence is MQLEPKLKIFLENCQKLVILTIGNELRGDDGLGPLFANKFSKITKNASKVILIDGGIVPENFTGTIRKENPSHVILIDAVEMNAAPGDMEIIAKEKISQYNVSTHSMPISFLIKYLETTCSFKIILLGIQPQKMALGEEITENVQISVNKLVDVFKNIFNDLNLI
- a CDS encoding RNA methyltransferase, encoding MKSMKFFTTPYHYDLLKDTERLSAFYEAIFDNKWDVVYDLGTGSGILSYFAAPTSNFIFALEKNPKSSECAKKNLEKWHNVQVINTDIMDFEFTQKADLIICEMLDTALIDEEQIPVLNKALNYLKPSGTVIPCGVLNGAEPIFMQSPRICYQDVDDINFPKYQNRGNLVIFNKIMFEPDMEEHVNVDIELTILIPGKINAIKLTSFTLIGANLICGPTPMLNPPLFVPIEEIDLNKNEKLKLNLSYVMGGGLDTIRTKIKDIS
- a CDS encoding carboxylate--amine ligase, with the translated sequence MKILFIGARLYHGVADYVQEKGIISIMSESNPDSPNLKLPNKVHIVPRGMDAPMELAIKEDVDAVLPLIGIDGPLMDVGKMKNVLEKEYGIPVVASNEFAASMATSKIKTKEFFTKNKINTPDYQIISNSENSDKIHNSEFLASKSSKIKFPCVLKQSEGQGGVGIMVAKNKEDVENYFQKYDGAIIEQFIDGFEISVEVLRWNGKSVPLAVVCKGKTTLKGLHPLDKIKYAPADICGLSNELAIDLALKITNLMGSEGNTDVDMIFEPSSGKLYAIEMNTRPSGTRYLTAASSDINPLNEMVDMALGKWDVNDVKNRMKNYYSLEIPVGEFKGPNCDNSSQNFRGFDSWVVHGPKNYERVTIRGKDQKSTYKTAEMLKIDLNKF
- a CDS encoding phospho-N-acetylmuramoyl-pentapeptide-transferase, encoding MDSLQNGWVVLALALLASLFFTAFIKKILKNANISDSPIVTEHRHKAGTPTMGGIGILMAALFVSCIYFKNTYLIITCFIMMTAGLVGLLDDLIGLKTKELQKIVKNISKSPVEIGQLSLKPGEEARAATEKAKNDLDGLLKTGNVEVVGQAPIKSEVKESEKILAQFIIALFLVGTGAVTTIGGFSLGFLVIPIVIIGIIGAINAVNLIDGMDGLAAGIITIVSASCAIFLNLNGNFTSSVPFIALTGLSLGFLAFNRYPASIFMGDTGSFALGGGYAAAVMLTDTAYFGVIALAVPIVSVIISLMHRAHIIKLPVEPLHHTLHYKGLSEKKIVLIYWALTLIICAIGLYFYQSFPN
- a CDS encoding phosphohydrolase, producing MSQKLPDEFVKNLKGGSILSKFAISNKSIKLTKHGNEYLDVTLSDKTGEITGRMFSNGKLNSTVQNLENGDICRIKGNVEEYQGRLNLKISEIIKCTTEEFDNKDFLHSSEKNTDELMEVIADTINQMKNPQLKNLLKLFFDDEKFKNEFCSAPAAVRMHHNYIGGLLEHTSQVLILCKTICQNYPELDKDLLFTGAILHDIGKMKIYRQNGFSIEYTEDGLLLEHIYISAQMVKERANKILINEETVKKAIHLILSHHGDVSNGWGSAVSPFLPEATALHYADNLDAKVKIALDKQK
- a CDS encoding histidine kinase; amino-acid sequence: MKVKEAMNNEVITISPYTLPLEAFEKMYKHGVRRLFVLDDENKPIGVVSYTDLIGILGTIKPGPQEAEDIKVSEIMVENVITISADDAIEDAANLMLRADISGLLVMKDENPVGVITKTDICRMVAAELLVPS
- a CDS encoding nickel-responsive transcriptional regulator NikR, with the protein product MMRISMSLPKKLLSEFDEVLKDRGYQSRSKGIRDALKDYIVRYQWMNEMEGERIGIIAVIYDHHYTGVMEDLADIQHDYRDYINAVMHVHMTDKYCLEVVVVKGDVGYIRNLTEKMMRLKGVDHVRLTSTATGQHIDHD